The Actinoplanes sp. N902-109 genomic interval GGTCGACCGCCGGTACGACCCGCTGGTCTGGCTCGGCCGTAAGATTTTGCGCCGCGACCAGGTCACCCGTGCGACCGGGCTGGGTGAGGGCGGCATTCCGGTACGGCATGCGAACAGCGACGGCACCATGGCGCCCAGTTCCTCGGAAGGAGTCACCGGCGCCGCCGCGGGCGTCGCCGGAGCCGGCACTCGTGCGCCGGAGGGACCACCCCTCGCGGAGGACGGGAAGATGGACGTGGCGGAACTGCTCGCGACCCATCCCGGCGGCCCCTCACCGTTCGGTGAGGACCAGCATTTCCCGCTCACCGACATCACCTACCGACACCCCGAGCCCGGGAAGGACTGATAGCTGGTCCCGGAGCACCCGGGGTGCGAGCATCATGGCGTGGCTTTCGAGCGTGAACATGATGTGGATGCTCGGGAGCGGCGGCTTGCCGCTCTCGAGCAGGAGTACGCCGAACGCCTGCGGCGACTGGAGGAACGCGAGGCTGCCGCGGAGTTGCGTGAGCAGAGCGCGAACGAGCGGGAGTCACTGGCGGATCGGCGCGAACACGAGGCGACGCTGCGCGAACGGGCCATCGACGACCGGCAGGCCCGGCCCAGCGGCGACCCGGCCGACCCCGGCGAGCGGATGGGGGAGGCGTTCGCCCGCGAGGTGGCCCGGCTGGACCGCAGCGACGCCTTCCTGGAACGTTCCCGGGCGGCGGTCAAGCGCGCGCAGGACCGGTTGGAGTCGCTGCGCGCGGCCCGGCAGGAAGAGGCCTGAGCAGCTAATTGGCACAAGCGTACGAAGGCGGGGTACGGTGTCCGGGTGAGTTCCTATCAGCCGTCGATGCTCGACCTCATGGGCAGTGCCGAGCCCGTGCTCGAGCCGCTGCCCGGGCGGCTGCGCCGGCACCGGTTGACCGCCGGCGCCTGGGTCGACGTGCTGCCGGGCTGGGTGCAGGGCTCCGACGAGATCTTCCGGACGCTGCTCGAAGACGTCGACTGGCGAGCCGAGCGCCGCGCCATGTATGACGACGTGGTCGACGTCCCCCGGCTGCTGCGGTGGTACGGGCGAGGCGAGCGGCTGCCACACCCGGCGCTCACCGAGGCCCGCGACCGGTTGTCCGAGTTCTACGCCGAGGAGCTGGGCGAGCCGTTCGTCACCGCGGGCATGTGCCTCTACCGCGACGGCCGCGACAGCGTGGCCTGGCACGGCGACACGCTGGGCCGCTCATCCCGGCACGACACGATGGTGGCGATCGTGTCCTTCGGCTCGCCGCGCACCCTGGCCCTGCGCCCACGCGCCGGTGGGGCCGAGCCGCTGCGCTTCCCCCAGGGCCACGGCGACCTGATCGTCATGGGCGGCTCCTGCCAGCGCACCTGGGAGCACGCGATCCCGAAGACCGCCAAGCCGGTCGGCCCGCGGGTCAGCGTCCAGTTCCGGCCCATCAACGTCGCATGACCAGCCGGGGAGCCGGGCGCCGGAGCGCGGACAGCTGCCGCCGGATGACCCGGCATCGGGTGGGGCCGCCTCACGGTGCAGCAGCATCTCCTCGGGGTTCAGCGCCGTCTCGGTGACCATGTCCTCGGCGTTGCCGGCGGTGAAACCCTGCAACGACAGGGATCGGGCACCGACGATGGCCGGGGCCACCGGGTCAGACTCTGGCGGACACCCGGGCCGCCGCATTCGACGTCGGCAATGGCCTCAGCGGCTGGGTTCGGCGTCGGCGCTTCCTGCTCGCTGACAGCGACGCAATTGACCGCAGCGGCTGCCGCTCAGCGTCCGGCTTCGGCTCTGGCTCCAGCTCCGAGTCCAGCTCCGAGTTCCGCTCCAGCTCCGAGTTCCGCTCCAGCTTCGAGTCCAGGCCCAGCTCCGAGTCCCGCTCCAGCTCCAGGTCCGAGTCCGGGTCCGGGCCCGGGCCCGGGTTCAGGTCCGGGTCCAGCAGTTCCGGGTCCGAGTCCAGGTCCAGGTCCAGCTCCGGGTCCACCTCCGAGTCCCGCTCCAGCTCCAGCTCCGGGTCGGGGTCCGGGTCCGGGTCCGGGTCCGGCGAGCAACGGCGCATGAACGGATCGGAGGCGTGCCCCCGCTGGGGAACCCGGTGACCGGCACTGGAAAGTGAGCAGTCGCCACCGCCGGGCGATCTGGTCCGCTGGCGATGAGCCGAGCCGCCCGATGCGACATCGACGATGGGTTGGGCCGGCGGATCGGGCGTCGATGACTACCTCGATTGCCGCGTCCGACGCAGGCGATGACCGGGAACGCCGGAGCAGGCGCCGATCATTTTCCGCATCCCACGCCGACGATGACTGGAAACGCCGGATCAGGCGCTGACGATGACCTGGGCCGCCGGACCAGGCGCCGGCGATGATCCGGGCTGCCACATCCGGACGCCGACGACTGCCGCACCACCGCACCCCATGCCGACGACGACCTGGGATACCGCACCCCATGCCGACGACGACCTGGGACACCGTGCCGCGCGCCGACAACGAGCGGGGTCACTGCATCCCGCGCCGGTGGTTCTTGCTCGCCGACCGCGGCGTGGATGACGACGGAGGGGGCCGGTGCAGCAGGTTCTGTGCGGCGCTGTCACCCCTCGCGCGGGGTCCTGCGTGGACGCCCACTACGTCATCGGTGCTGCCACGGGGAAAGCGCGTCGCGTTCGGGTGTCGGAGCGGGCGCCCGGCGAAGGGGATCTTGCGGCAGTATGGGGTCATGTCCGTTGCCGAGGTGTGGGGCACGTGGGACGAGGAGCGGGCCCGGCGGTATGCGTGCGATGTGCACTGCCCCGAGCCTGCGGAGAGCTGGTTCCGGGGTACGACCGTGCGGGCGCCGCGGGCCGTCGTGTTTCGGTGGTTGTGCCAGCTCAGGGTGGCGCCGTACAGCTACGACCTGATCGACAACCGGGGGCGGCGCAGTCCGCGTGTGCTGACGCCGGGGCTGGAGCGGCTGGCGGTCGGGCAGCGCTTCGCGACCATTTTCCGGCTTGTCGACTTCACCCCGGACGAGCAGATCACCATGAGCATCGACGATCGGGCGGCGCTGGTGGCGTTCGGGCCGCTGACCATGACGTACGCCGTGAGCACGCTCGACGCTGGCAGCACCCGGCTGGTGGTCAAGCTCAATGTGGGCCGGCGCGGCGACGGGCAGTGGAGAGCAGCCCGTCGCCGCGTGCTGGCCTGGGGTGACCTGGTCATGATGCGACGGCAGCTGCAGGTGCTGCGGTCGCTGGCCGAGGCTACTTCGTGAACTGGAAGTACTTGTAGGCGCCGTAGGTCGAGTAGTTCACGTTGTCGCCTGACGTGCCGCTCAGGTAAGCCGCGCGGACCCGGTAGCGGGTGCCGACGTTGTGCGTGCCGGTGAGCGTGTACGTCGAGTGGCCGGCCGCGTCGACCGCGATCAGGTAGTTGTGCCAGGCATGCCAGGTGCCACTCGCGTAGTACTCCAGGAAGAGCCGCTGCTTGCGACCCGGGTGGGCGGTCATCGTCGTGGTGAAAACCGGGTTCACGCTCTTGCGGAAGTAGTAGTACGACGATGCCGTCTTGTAGTGCTTGGTGACGGCGGTCGACACGGCTGGGCGGGCGTAGAGCGTCGACGTGACCGTGCGCGCGGCATATTGCGCATCGCCGGTGAAGATCGCGCTGACCGTGGTGTTGCGGGTGAGCTTCCAGGTCGTGCTGACGTTGCCCTTGCTGTCGACGGTGGCCTTCTTGACCAGCCGGTTGCCCTGGTCAGCCCCGTACGGGTCGGCCCAGATCTCGACCGTGCGGTTCCTGTAGGTGGTCCCCAGATGCGCGACCAGCGGGTACGAGAACCCGTACGAGTTCACGCTCCCGTTCCCGTTGAGCGTCACCGTGGGCGTCACCCGGGAGACCGCCACGGACACCGTTGCCGTGGACGGCTTGTGGAACGCATCGCCCGCGTACGAGACGGTGTAGCCGACCGTGCCCCCGACCGGCGGCTTGTCGGTGATCGTGAAGGTGCCGGTCGCGGTGGTGGTGACCCGGTTGAGCGCCGTGGCCGACTCCGCATCCTTGCGGGTGACCGTGAGCGGCACCGACGTCGCCCCGGTGATCGTCCCGCTGATCGTGAGGGTGGCGGCCCGGGTCGCGGTGGTGGGGGCCTTGAGCGTGATGGCCGTGGTAGCCGTCGACGCCGGCCCGTCGACCGTCCACAGGGTCTGCCGGCCGAGGTAGTCGGTGGTCAGCGTGAACAGCCGGGCACCGCCGGGTTCCCAGGCCAGAGCGGCGAGGCTGGGCGCGTACTGACCGGTGATCGGGAGGTCCCACTGCCGGTTGCCGCCCGGGAGGAGGGTGAGCTCCGGCAGGTCGAAGTCCGGCTTCTCGGCCACCATCAGCCCGCCGGCAGGGTCGCTGCCGAGCGCCACGAAGCGTCCGGTTTCCACCGTGTCGACGGGGGACAGATCGGCTGCCGAAAG includes:
- a CDS encoding alpha-ketoglutarate-dependent dioxygenase AlkB, yielding MLDLMGSAEPVLEPLPGRLRRHRLTAGAWVDVLPGWVQGSDEIFRTLLEDVDWRAERRAMYDDVVDVPRLLRWYGRGERLPHPALTEARDRLSEFYAEELGEPFVTAGMCLYRDGRDSVAWHGDTLGRSSRHDTMVAIVSFGSPRTLALRPRAGGAEPLRFPQGHGDLIVMGGSCQRTWEHAIPKTAKPVGPRVSVQFRPINVA
- a CDS encoding YncE family protein, which encodes MSKFVRTTSIRVVLAATVLAGAAALWTAATGSAAAEVTPIAVPESAGHPVASLQSVGDMVVDGRHKRILISDESDERIVALNYDGSAAGEISPGVPRGLLLSADATTLYATLRGETSIIAYDAATLTETARYPLGAGIVPEQLALAGHTLWFTYGQSFGSLDLTDGTVVTHEPLIDISGPLIAADHGRIAVTSGPGLSSGALYLFDATGTEIAHRDVDSRVQYHRDVAFTSGGDQVVVGGAGGYQTLSAADLSPVDTVETGRFVALGSDPAGGLMVAEKPDFDLPELTLLPGGNRQWDLPITGQYAPSLAALAWEPGGARLFTLTTDYLGRQTLWTVDGPASTATTAITLKAPTTATRAATLTISGTITGATSVPLTVTRKDAESATALNRVTTTATGTFTITDKPPVGGTVGYTVSYAGDAFHKPSTATVSVAVSRVTPTVTLNGNGSVNSYGFSYPLVAHLGTTYRNRTVEIWADPYGADQGNRLVKKATVDSKGNVSTTWKLTRNTTVSAIFTGDAQYAARTVTSTLYARPAVSTAVTKHYKTASSYYYFRKSVNPVFTTTMTAHPGRKQRLFLEYYASGTWHAWHNYLIAVDAAGHSTYTLTGTHNVGTRYRVRAAYLSGTSGDNVNYSTYGAYKYFQFTK